From a single Arachis hypogaea cultivar Tifrunner chromosome 3, arahy.Tifrunner.gnm2.J5K5, whole genome shotgun sequence genomic region:
- the LOC112780419 gene encoding zinc finger BED domain-containing protein RICESLEEPER 3-like produces the protein MSFSNALSNTLEKSNPLEEPIATNIQATQETSQSQPQEPLTDTTTTNEGTTNSTSGVRKRKLTSEGWNHFKIVEIKEKLKAECNYCKSKLLGNPKQETSYLRDHFKTCKLRTTKEIRQCMMKTTPTTSGKIVVVGAYTFDQENARKELSIMVCLHEYPLSIVDHIGFRRFFNASQPLFKVITHNTLKSDILKLYNDERSKTMNVLKRNKSRIAITIDMWTTSNQNKGYITITTYYIDDFWKLQSRLMRIQVNRNLPSLPLQDERRIENYGSRMLTCNHLMSLDPYDPILEGYLQEIDFYHVFQIGVIQCQSVMVNTLIERWRLETHTFHFSVGECVVTLENVAIILGLPTNGLPVTGSTMSSYEVLEAECLHQVAPRKIDC, from the exons ATGTCTTTCTCTAATGCATTGAGTAATACTCTTGAGAAAAGTAATCCATTGGAAGAACCTATAGCCACTAATATTCAAGCTACTCAAGAGACTTCTCAATCTCAACCTCAAGAACCTCTAACCGATACGACAACTACCAATGAAGGAACAACAAACTCTACAAGTGGTGTTCGAAAGAGGAAGTTAACCTCTGAAGGGTGGAATCACTTCAAGATTGtcgaaatcaaagaaaaattgaagGCTGAATGCAATTATTGCAAATCAAAACTACTTGGTAACCCAAAACAAGAAACTTCATACTTGCGTGATCACTTCAAAACGTGCAAGCTTCGCACCACTAAAGAGATAAGACAATGTATGATGAAGACAACGCCAACAACTAGTGGGAAAATAGTTGTGGTTGGTGCATATACATTTGATCAAGAAAATGCAAGGAAAGAGTTATCTATTATGGTTTGTCTTCACGAGTATCCGCTATCTATTGTGGACCACATTGGCTTTCGACGATTTTTCAATGCTTCGCAACCTCTCTTTAAGGTGATTACTCACAACACTTTGAAAAGTgacatcttgaagctctacaatgATGAGAGATCGAAGACAATGAATGTCCTTAAACGGAATAAAAGTCGAATTGCAATTACGATTGATATGTGGACaacaagcaaccaaaacaaaGGTTATATAACTATCACGACTTATTATATTGATGATTTTTGGAAATTGCAAAGCCGTCTTATGag GATTCAAGTGAATCGGAATCTACCATCACTACCATTACAGGATGAAAGGAGGATTGAGAATTAT GGTTCACGAATGTTGACATGTAACCATTTAATGTCGTTGGATCCATACGATCCAATTTTGGAGGGGTATTTACAGGAGATTGATTTTTATCACGTTTTTCAGATTGGCGTAATCCAATGTCAGTCAGTAATGGTTAATACTCTGATCGAAAGATGGCGTCTTGAGACTCACACATTTCATTTTTCAGTTGGTGAGTGTGTTGTGACATTGGAGAATGTGGCGATAATTCTTGGTCTTCCAACAAATGGCCTTCCAGTTACAGGATCGACCATGAGTAGTTATGAGGTTTTAGAGGCCGAATGCTTGCACCAGGTTGCACCTAGGAAGATAGATTGTTGA